The genomic DNA TGAAGGTGGCCTGAGTTGACCCTTTAGGAACTGTGGGATCATCAAGATAACCCAGTTTGGCGTCTCCCTCACCGTCTGGATCCCCCACATACTGACCCAGCACCACATCTGATATGGACACTGGAGCGATGCACTTCAGCACCTTCACCTACAAGAGGGAACACAAGAGAACACAATCCCTCCATTAGAGACCCAAACCATAACATATCGCTCCGTACTTTTTGAGCTCCTTGAGTTTGAGCAGTGTCAGGGTCTATTGTTTACAGCATTTGACAATATCCTACCTTTTCATCCCTGACATCGTCAGAGCTAGTGGAAGCCGGTTTCTCCATGGCAACCAGGCAGAGCATTTGGAGCAAGTGGTTCTGCATGACATCACTGATTGAGACAAAAAGCACGGTTGGTCACACAAAAGACAGGAAGTGACTTAAAATTATAAGTTATGTGTTAAAACTGGTCAAATCTTTTTATTGTGTAAAAGGAAGCTACCAATGAAAAGTAGTTAAGTATAGAAGCTCCTGGTACTACTCTGTTCATTCCTATATAACTTCCATTTAAACCTGGTGTATTATCTTTAAAATTAGTGTACAAAGAGAAACTTGGggaattccccccccccccacacacactcaccggATGATGCCAAAATCATCAAAGTAGCCTCCTCGGCCCTGAGTGCCAAACGGTTCTTTGAAGGTTAGAACGACACAGGCCAAGCTGTCCCTGTTCCAGATTGGGCCGAAGATTCGGTTCCCAAACCTGCAATGAACATCACAAAATCGTTCTCTTCTCATAATCTTTGTGAGGCATCAAATGATAGATAAATGCACATAAAAAAGGGCCCTAATCTGAAGATGGTTTTCTCACCTGAGCACCATGAGGTTCTGCACCATTTCCTTGCCCAGATAGTGATCTATACGGTAGATTTGTTCTTCAgtgaagagggaggagaggtgAGTGGACAGCTCCTCAGAGCTCTGAAGGTCATGTCCAAACGGCTTCTCTACGATCACCCTGTTCCAGCCtctacataacacacacacgaaaagaaaacatttcaagtTCTGTCCACTTTGATTTCTCTCATAGTCTTACATTGCCAGACcaatctccacagcgctgtggagtaaggtcttgCTACACCACATTTACATAcaataggagaaaaaaagaaaatgctctgggttgtgcatatctttaaaccaatcacaatcgtcctggATGGTGCTACGCTCCGGACACAGCAACGCAGGCACTGCAAAATGGTCttgggaaagaacttgttttgggtgGAACATCTGCACTGCTCACACAGTACAGCAACGTGAGCCAATTAAATTAGCTGGATGCATGGGAAAACGTAATTTGCTCATGAGCACAATAAAACATTAGTGGAACCCAATTGGGTTTCCACAtaaattcaattaaaagtatgtaaggcaaaacaacaaatattaaGGAACTAAAGAACACTGATGCTAGAAGCTGTTCACTGGATCACTTTCCCTCCATTAGACCTACTTAAGAAGAAACTAAGGAAACTTTCTCATCAGGGAAAGGCGTCAGACATCATATTTTAGCAAGATGTACCCAATAAACTGGCAACTATTTCTCTTTATAAGGTTCAGGGTTTGTTGAAACTATTTTAGAGAGGTGTTGATTTAACTATATGATCATTCTGGAGGATGTACAGTAGGTTGCAGTACTAAAACTGTATTGCATTATACAGAGATGTTGTCAGCCTATTCTCATCGATATAAATGGAGTGGACACAATAATAGAAACACCAGTGTATGGCTGCATCTATGAAAGCACACAAAACTTTCGGTGATGCTGGTAATGTTGCAGCCACCCAAATGCACACCTCTGAACCTAGTTCTACTAGTGCCGTCTTATGGTGACATAAAATCTTGTATAATCTATAAAATCAATCGTATTTTTTTTGGGTGCACCAAAATGCAGTAAAACAAAGAAGCTTTGAATTAAAAGGGTTTTGGTACATATTTTCAAAGAAAGGCGTACTATTACAACAAGGGACATCATTGGAGTTTTAAGACATACACTCACCGTTGAATTTCAGTTCAGTCAAACAAGTAAACAGTGCGACAAAGCAGCAGTTAGTAAGAGTGTACTGACTTTGTGCTCATACAGCATTGCTTGATGTTCTTGGTAACGTCGTGGTAGACGGTGGGTGGCAGCGCCAGGTAGAAGAGACGGTTGGCTTCTGGTCCCCCGGGCAGAGACAGGATGTGCGTGTTGAGTTTGGTGAAGGAACTCTCATCCGCATATTTCCCGCTGATATACGAGTTCCTGCTGAAGAAGGCTGACAACCGCTCTGCCTCTTTATCGGTCACCTGGGTTAGAGGGTAGTAACATTTACACATGAATGGATTTCATAACAATTTTGAAAAATTGCAGTcatgtgtgtgaaaaaaatgatttcatcCAGGGTCACCACTACCTGAGGACTGGACAATACATGAAATGGAAAGATCTATTGTATTTCTAATAATATAAATTGACTGATTACATAACTCCACAGGTttagccacttgggggcagcagaaacaagctgtaaaaacaacactgcCATGTCATATTTTAAATTGACATGGCAAACTTGTTAGCAGGTTTTCAGACCTTTGTTTCCACTGAAGACAGCTGCCAGCTGTGGCCGAAAAAACAATGCTGTGAGGGCGGttagagtgaaccaaaacagtaaagttgcatGTCGGCCAGCTGAACAACAAGCTTAAACTCACTATAAAGCCAAGTGGAACTGCGGATTAAGGTAATAATTCTCTTTAAGTTCTTCATCGCTTTAAGGATTAAACCAacagaggaaagaagaggaCCGGAGGGGATGGAAGATGGACCTGCACACATTACGTTCTTGTTCGGGTTATTTATATAGATAGTCGGGAGTTGCATCTCAAAAGGCTCAGTTTTTACCTTCAGGTATGGCATGGAAGAAGCCCGAATGGCATCAACTGTCAATTCAGAGCGAGCAAAGCCCACAAAATACGTTTGCTCAGGGAGGAGGCCATCTCTGTACAACCACCTGGGAGGGAACAGAGAGACATAGGGCTCAAACTTCAGTCCAGATTTGAAGTATCCTTCCTCAGACTCTGCTGTGCTACTCGGGCTGGGCAAAATATTGATGttatattgatattgcaatatgaaacatttttgattttggatATCTGAATATCTTAATGTGGCATATGTTGTCTTTTCCGGgctttacaggctgcattacagtatgTGATGTAATGTTCTGACGTTATCAGACTGTTCTACTATTTACTTTTACCCACTAAAACATTTAATCACTTCTGGAGGTGATTTATAAAAAAccttattgtgtaaataacatttagtcaaagcaccaatagtcaaccatacaatattgtCGCAATATCAACCTataggtatttggtcaagaatatcgtgatatttgattttctctatatcgcccagccctatgttCTACTGATGCCAAAGCCTTCACTGGGGTCAGAGGTTCACTCACCATAGTGTTGGATAGATTTTCTTCTTTGCCAGATCTCCCTACAGGTGCAAACACAAAAATCAGAAATATGATTTCACCTTAAAATTCTAGGTCACAAACACAATCATCAAGTTACTGTGCGGCGTCAGTAACTTGACTAGTGCCAACGTGATGCACTAAAGGTCACACCGTGTGGCAACAGGTGAGCAGGTTGCTTTAGCCATTTAAGAGTTATGCAACCTTAGTAATCCCACTGAAAGCAAGTGCTAAACCCCAGACAGTGGAGACAAACAGAACTGTCCTGGTGCTAACTGAAATAATGCTGAGAATTCTGTTCCCTAGTGGTTTAACTATAAGAGCTAAccgattttaattttttttttttttttaaaccaacttATGGTAGTGGTTGACATGTTTCACACGACAACACAAGGGCTTTACTGTATACTACtactagaaaaaaaagagcttgtATGACaatgtcagacagacaggagatgCTCAGAAATCAGAGATGTCCTGAAGCAGACTTCAAATCAATACAAGGACAAGAACAGAagtcaaattaattaaaaagtatttcccATAACACCCTACTGCTGGCCTAAATCACAATCGCACATCTGCATTTGAGACAGTATTGCTCAGCTGGGAATTCAACTCATGTTAACCCGGCTTCTTTGTTTAAGATGGTGCGTTTAAAATAATAACCGATGATGAGAGGAACTGAacagaaatatgcctttaatgtTACACTTAAAAACTTGGCTATGCATATGAACTTATATGTACAAATGTCCTACAACATAAGCAGCTAGTGAAGGTGTGAAAGTGTATATGACTGTATGTATTCACTTTGCGATTAAACATGAAAAAGATGTTTGCAGTGCAGCCTTTCATAACAGCTGGAGTAACACATGTATCTATAAAACAAATAACCAGAGTGAGATTGCACACAACCCAGCCCCTCTCGGGACCTGTCTGTGTCAAACATTGAAAGGAAAACGCTGACTGTCAGTGACACTGCAAAAATCCGCAACAGCGCCACTCTATTCTCCCAAGAGCAAAACATGCaggagacaggcagacacagcCAATGAATGACTGTAGCCTGATGAGAGGTTCACAAAGCTGAACAGAAATGTTTTTCACACGTGATGGAAacaaaaaagttgcaaaaaccAGTTCCTTAGAAAGTACGTTTTGAGCAGTAAAAGCAAAGCAGGTTACATTTGATCATACATACAACCATGTTGCTGTAACATTGTGTCTTCTTTTACAACAGTGTTAgacatgtcttttttaaatcatagaAACAAATGAATGAGAAAGAGACACATGTAGATAGATTGAAGTCCTGGTAAAGGAGAATATTGAGAAATGAGGAAACTGGCCAAAAAGATTTCAGAATGCCTGAACTGGTTGTAGTTCCTGAACTCGACACCTGACCAGTATGAGGAAAGAGGACATTTCTTAATCACATTCAGATAGAGCAACTTATTGAGTTTATTTTAGCAGTACAAAAAATTTACCATGATTAGGCATGTGCATTAAACGCCAATATTTTTCTAGTAACAATCAAATTGAGTCTGTGACATTGATTTTCACAAACTGTAAACTGCATTGTACTATTTTATGCTTAGTTGGATTGTTAAGATTGGTTTACTTATTCTTTACGGATcgataaaaatatattaaccGATAATGCAGAAGATGAGAGAGATGTGTCAGAGACTGTAAATTTGCTGTAGTATACCACTaagtggactttttttttttttttttttttaataaatgagaTTTAGTTACAGGTGTGGTAGAGAACGCCTTCCCTCTGAGGAAGAAAAAAGTTGCAGCATGCCTCGCTCTGCTCACTGAGGCGGTCCTGTTGATGAACTCTGAAGCAAGAAGTTGTTGAAATTCCAGAGTTTTTGTTGGTGGCTGTGCGGTTTAGCTTCAACAGAAGCAAATTCTCCGTAACGCAGGCTGAGAGCTTTGTGTCAGACAGGACAGACTACTTAAGCCACCTACAAATGATCCATGCTAAACTGCTGTGCGCTGGCTGTTCCATTGTTTTTCTACGGGGGAAGCGGGGCTGGCTAAATAGGCGGAGCCCCACCCCTGGAGCGGTGGACCGCTCGGCATTCCCACAGGGCATAATGCTCAAAATTTATCAGTCATTCATTCAAGTTTACTTGTTCTTTTAATTCTGAACGTAGCCTACTCTGATTTTGTGTCAAACAATCATATCAGTAGTTAAACAGTTTCCTAGTAGAAAAATGTCTAACTCATTTCATAAattattaatgattaattgattgttAAGGCAGCTGATTATCTGTTTAAAGACAATTGCTTAAAATTTGCATaccttattttaaatgtttttaccaCTGTATTTCATGTAAGTAAAGTTATGTAAAAGTTTATGTTGATACAATAAATTTAGGGTGTGTTTGATTTAATTCattaaaagaaatcaaaaagGTTTCTGCAAGAAATATGTTTATGCTAGGAAAAGTAagctttttaaaagaataattATGTCACGTGTCCCAAAACTCAGGTCTCACATTGATGCTGGTTTTTGAATGATACAGAGTCTGAGGAGATACAGATTATTGAAATGAGAGGATAGAGGAACCTTGAGGTTTTACTGTCTCAATTCTAGGCTTTTGAAAGCTCGGATGACTCTCCGGTGCTTGTTTGCAAAAGTTTGGTGAAATCAGTTTCAACATTTCCTTATTCACATTATGTGCAATTATTGCAGTATTTCTAAAGATTTCAACACACTTTCTTTGACATTATGGCAAACAATTCTTGTGTAAGTGGTCTACTCTGTATGTGCCAAAAATAATAAAGCATCACTGAGCAAGGGTACATGCTGGCTGGTCCTAACAGCTTTTCTGAATTACACAGTAAATTGTGTATCATCCATATCATTAGCTTTTACTTATAAAATCCCTGTCCAGATTATGGCGGCCCTCCCCCGCTCTCACCGAAGCCCccatgatgatgaagatgtgaGCATCGGACTGATGGAACTCCACATCTTCATGCAGCTCCTTCCTCAGCTCCCCAAACACCTCAGAGCGAGAGAGGGGGATGTTGCTCATTTTCTCTAAAAAGCAGACAAAAATATAATCtagtaaataaaaatgtaacaatgttttttgacatgtAACCATCAACCAACAAATACAGAATGCATCCTACTTAACATGAATGTACCAGGCCTGCATTAGAATTAGTATGCAGCCGatgatttagaaaaaaaaaaagaaaaatgtgagaaGAAAGTTTGTGAGTCCTCGCCTAATATGTGAATTCAATGGACTTTTGTTCTGGGCTCTAAGCACCCTAAATAACTTTATATAATTACTGCAAactaatttgaaa from Etheostoma spectabile isolate EspeVRDwgs_2016 chromosome 7, UIUC_Espe_1.0, whole genome shotgun sequence includes the following:
- the LOC116692822 gene encoding glucose-6-phosphate 1-dehydrogenase isoform X2 — protein: MSNIPLSRSEVFGELRKELHEDVEFHQSDAHIFIIMGASGDLAKKKIYPTLWWLYRDGLLPEQTYFVGFARSELTVDAIRASSMPYLKVTDKEAERLSAFFSRNSYISGKYADESSFTKLNTHILSLPGGPEANRLFYLALPPTVYHDVTKNIKQCCMSTKGWNRVIVEKPFGHDLQSSEELSTHLSSLFTEEQIYRIDHYLGKEMVQNLMVLRFGNRIFGPIWNRDSLACVVLTFKEPFGTQGRGGYFDDFGIIRDVMQNHLLQMLCLVAMEKPASTSSDDVRDEKVKVLKCIAPVSISDVVLGQYVGDPDGEGDAKLGYLDDPTVPKGSTQATFTTAVLYVHNERWDGVPFILRCGKALNERKAEVRLQFTDVPGDIFGNQCRRNELVVRVQPNEAVYAKMMSKKPGVFFSPEETELDLTYKSRYKDVKLPDAYERLILDVFCGSQMHFVRSDELKEAWRIFTPLLHHIDREKPKPLPYKYGSRGPTEADELAKKVGFRYEGTYKWVNPHRL
- the LOC116692822 gene encoding glucose-6-phosphate 1-dehydrogenase isoform X1 is translated as MASLDSTVMGTRASAEKMSNIPLSRSEVFGELRKELHEDVEFHQSDAHIFIIMGASGDLAKKKIYPTLWWLYRDGLLPEQTYFVGFARSELTVDAIRASSMPYLKVTDKEAERLSAFFSRNSYISGKYADESSFTKLNTHILSLPGGPEANRLFYLALPPTVYHDVTKNIKQCCMSTKGWNRVIVEKPFGHDLQSSEELSTHLSSLFTEEQIYRIDHYLGKEMVQNLMVLRFGNRIFGPIWNRDSLACVVLTFKEPFGTQGRGGYFDDFGIIRDVMQNHLLQMLCLVAMEKPASTSSDDVRDEKVKVLKCIAPVSISDVVLGQYVGDPDGEGDAKLGYLDDPTVPKGSTQATFTTAVLYVHNERWDGVPFILRCGKALNERKAEVRLQFTDVPGDIFGNQCRRNELVVRVQPNEAVYAKMMSKKPGVFFSPEETELDLTYKSRYKDVKLPDAYERLILDVFCGSQMHFVRSDELKEAWRIFTPLLHHIDREKPKPLPYKYGSRGPTEADELAKKVGFRYEGTYKWVNPHRL